The genomic window CATGATCAAAGAGAGCATATTTCACAACACTTTCAGCTGTTCAAAAAGTTGCAATATCAAAGGCCCCCTAACTCGTAGCTTCCAAGATAACGATCTCCAGGACCACTGTGATGCAACTGAACAATACTTTTTAGATAACAATACAAGTCATTGAAGAGAAGAGACAAAGGAATGCTTCCCATGCAAGCATCTTCCCAAAAGCACACGTTGGATCCACAATTCTGCAACCAACCAAGTTTTTGTCTAGAATGCTTGCTGCAGTAATTTTGTTCTACAAATGCCACACAAATTCGGTGGATGATACAGTTAAGTGCATGAAGATGCTTTCAGATATAATATGAAATTATATTGTTGATGCAACCATGTCATCCATAAAAGCAACAACCAAAGTAAGAAATAAGCAACATTTTCTGGTGAAAAACACAGAAAGAGAACACCTTAAGTCATATCCTATTTGTGCAAGTGAATGTATATGAATGACTAGCAAGTATGCACTTCAACCTGCATAAAACCGGAGAGGTAACAACTCACTCCTGAAACTCAGAAGAAATGACACGACAAATGATTACTTTAAATCGACTATGCATTACATTAACCATAACCAACACAAAAATTTTCAGGGTTTACTGTAGCACATTGCCAACTTGTGTGATGCttcattcaaatcaaaattccaaCCATTCATCATCATATGCTCCATCTGGAAAAAAAACATATATGGAACAGAAGATATAAATATTCACAATGGAAACCTACACAATTATATATGTAAATTACTGACTGCGTATACCGTAATATAGTGGGTCCTTCAAGAGGCTTCCAAACTAGTACACGAATTACGTTAATTGGCAATATAAGCACATTTTTtacttttaaataaaataaatctatttaaattgTTAATAAGAAGCACGTCCACTAAGAAAGTCATCAACCAGTATAAAACACAAAGAAAGGCATGTCCCATCTACAACagaagaaattaaaatataaacatACATCATCTATGATGTTAAATTACTGATTGCAAAAAACATGTACATGGAACCGAAAGGCTCCCAACCTGTtaaaaaggaaaaagggaaaGGATGTATATGCCAATTCCACTTCCACTAACTGTCCAGATTTGGCCGTTTAACACCAATGCGGGAACCTGCAAGATGCAAAGAAAAGTCCGAGGTGGAGGGAGATGTACTCTGGTGAAGATGCAACATACCCGAACCTTCGGGTTGATGATGTCCACTTATGGGTAAAATCTGCTCAGAAGCAGACAATGAGATACCCATATCATGGAAAACTTGTTGCTGGTTCAGCCTACTTCCATTCTGGCGTTGAAGATTTGACACAGACATAGAAGTTGTGGATGTAAGGAGATGTGGAGCAAGTCCACACGGCGTACTTCTAATTTGAAGGTCTAAAATGGAATGAACCATGGAACTGGGAGGAAATCTGACTGCATTGCTTGAGAAATGGTAGGGGGCTGTGCCCGGCCTGAACTGATGGGACAGGGACTACATTTGAGGATGGGTGCCTCACCTCCACTGAGGAAAGAGGTAACAGGTTTTGGGATGGAGGTAAGTTGGCAGGGGTCGGACCACTTCTTGAGGGTGAGGCCATGACTGGCCTCTGGGCAAAATGTTGTTGCTGTGGTACCTGAACAAACCATTGCCCAGTACTCGAACATGCACCTGGTAAAGTAAACGCATCAGCAACAGGGAAAAAAGCAACACCTAACCAGTTTATTTGTTGTACATGTagcatcttcttttcttcttttttttttttttctcgtgtAGCATTTGTTGCAAAATCATTGCGACTAACGCAAAAGATGGCAGCAGAGTATAGCAAGCTAGACAGGACAATAAGTAACAACACACACAAGACTTCATGCAGTTCACTCGGAATTGGGCTAGTGTATGTATCAAAAGAGATGCACATGCGCAAATAATGATCTAAtggtataaaaaaaatgatgatcttatcgaatatgataataatatcatATGGTTATCCAGAGTTGGAAAACTTCATACAAAGTCATATAAACAGATGCTGAAGAGTGTAATaataatatgaaaataatataCTTGTAGATAGTAATATATGGAATTAAGAGCTCATTAGTATTAAAAAtgtatatatttagattagatcttctcaaagaataatatttaaattagaaAGATTGGCAATTCAAATACTATCTATATATTGTTGAAATTTACGCCACAAAGGCATCATATTATGCCCTAAGGCCTAAAGGCATCAATTTATTAGTGTACAGCTGAGTCCATGTTCATTGCACATCCTGTGTCCTACATATGAAGAGATATGAACATGTCCTTTTTCCTATACATTGAAGTGCAACAGATGTTCGCAGTGCAGCATGTGAATGATCACATACAAATATAAATAGACTGAAGGTCTAAAGAGTTTTTTGGGTTAACTCTCATTCAAGTTATCAAGTATCAAACCCATATCAACCAAGGGCAAATGCTGTTATCAACAAAGGTAATCAACAGATACACTTTGACACAACTGGTATGCCCCTGGTATTTACTTACATAACATTGTGCAAGAGATATGGTAAAATAATCAATTTAAGTGCCCTAGTCGTGGTTTCCAATGTGTTAATGTCATGTTTTGTATCTTTGTGACAATATCATATAACTTGGAACTGAAGTATATTTAAACATTTAAAATTAACAATTGAAATGCAATGAGATTAAACTAAAAATCATTGAATCAATAAATGTTATTAACTACTACCAAGATTCTACATGAAATAGTCCACAACCAAcactgatttgatcaacaataaattAAGAACACATTTGATACTAACTTTTGTTGGAATTAATCAAAACTGACAGAAACATAACAGTGGAAAGGTCAGTGAAGAGTTTATTGGTGGAGTTGCCGCTGGCCAGCATAAACTTTATAATGAGTACTAAGAGTCATTAATCCATTGCCAAGACTCACTATGAGTTGTTGTCAAGCTCAACACCAATGTCAAGTAAGTTTTCTTGTCGGGATCAGATGATATGAAGATACATGAACAGGTTTGAGTTACTCATTGCTATTGACATTCTATTATAGTTGTGATAGGAGTCACTGAGTACAACTTTCAAGTTTGACTTAAGCGATTAGAATATGATCATAGTCTTTCATTACCCTGAGAATAGTACATGTTGGGTCTTTTTAGAAGTGGTGAACTTTTGGGTAAATGAGCTCCACATGGTTTTCCAGTAATGAGATGTTCTGATGCCTTAGTAAACAGTTTACCATCTCTGTGTGCGTGatcagtttttttctttttcttttttttttttggtcgggTTGGGGGATCAGTATTTTGGTTGGGTGGTGTGCCTCGAGTGAGTGTGTGGTGTTATTGGAAAGAGCAAGTGTCATGCACGGTTATTAggttcttcatatatatattttttaagtttaTTCAATAAAGTTTTTCCTCTCCAATTTTTCTTTATCTCACTATTCTCACTTCAAGTATTTGGTGCTTGTATTCTATGTTCTTGGGCTGGCAGGCTATCCTATACACAAGGAACTGTGCCGCTCTATAATCTATTCTCAGATTTTTCAGGAAACTGAAAAAAGAGAGGGGTGGGGGCAAAGAAGTGATTTATCTATCTCAAATTTTGTTCTAGACCAAAAACTAGATGATCCTTGCTTCAATCCTGCAGAAAACGGATTTGGATGGCACCTGGCTTCCCCATTAACTTGTTCCCACCTTCGAATGATGGAAAACAAACTAAAAACCAACTAAAATATCATCCCAAGTAATACCAGGTGATACCACTCAGTTTAGTCCAATTCAAAGGTGATATGGGCTCAATCGGCCCCTCTTTGCACAATTCGGGCCATATGTGTGGTTTGGCCCTGGTTTATCTGATTCCTTTGCATACCAAGCCCTCCTATACCAGCTCATAGCCAATACAAGGCCGATGTGCCTGGCATTTCAATCCTTGCCTGAGTCACAAGGAACATTGGCCTAGTTCGCATTTGAAATGTCACTCATAGCTTGGAGTGAGGTTAGCCATTTTATCCAAAGGCTGCACCAGAGCACGTCTATGAAAACTAGAAAGGCTATATTTCTTTAGTTATCAGCTAGGGTTGATTGCACTAACACACTGGTATCTTTCACATTGCATGGTCAATGCATGAAATTGTCTCATCGAACAATATTAACAGATCAGAGTTGTAGAAGTTGTTATGCACCTTGTATGATTGTCCTTCCCAAGGACAACcttttctattggagaaaatttcttGCAGTGTGTCTAATACATTCACTCGGGACCAAGGCAAAACTACTTCAATGCATTGGGCTTCTGCTCAGCCCACTTACACCAAACCAAATGAGCCCTAAGTAAAAATATAGCTTCCATTGCATAAGTTGCATGTTTTCATCATATTAACCTTTTGCATTTTGATCTTTAAGTATGTCTCAAAGTCCTTGACGGTTGATGCCACTTGTTCTTTGCCATTTTTCTGAAATAAGCCTTCTTTTTGCTCTTTGCCATTTTTCTGAAATAAGCTTTCTTTTCCTTGATCAATTCATTATTCCTGTACCTCATCAGTATGCCACCAAGTTTCTCTATATGCAAGTCCTTTTGCTTTGGACTTTCTAATATGGATAGTGTTAGGAAAAGGATATAAGTACTCCTATGTACTAGTTCATACTGGATCGTACTGGTAAGATAGCAGTTACTGTACCTGCTTCTATCAATATCATAATGACACATGATTTTCACCTCTTTTTTCTGTCCCAACAGCAAAAGCTTTTGTTTGCGAATCCTTTTGTTGGATCCAATTCGGGATTTTCCTTGGGAGGTATCGGGTAGAGATGAAGGAAACTGCCACAAAATTTTGCCACCACTCAACTGGATAAAGAGGTTCAAAATCTTCTAACTAATAATACTTTTTACAGGTAGAATAGTGCGGGATGCCATGGTTAAGAAGGATTGGGCCCTTCACATATTTTCTGTTTCCTTGCACTCCCCTAAGAACAATTAATACTTGAAGAAAACAAGCCACCCCCTCTACACATAAAGGGTAGCTCAATGTATGAGGCTCCTCCATTGCAAAGTGTGGGGAGGATTAGATGTATGTAAGCTTACCTCGATGTATGGAAAGGCTCTTTCTATATTTCGAACCCATGACCTCAAGGTCAAAATGGAGCAGCATTACCGTTGCACTAAAGCTCACACTCACCACCCCTTCTACACATGACCTTCCTAAATTTCTTAATAAAACTATTGACGACATCTAGCACAAAAAGTTACATCCATTATCTAACTAAAAGAAACACCCAAAATCAGTTTTAACCTAAATTTCAAGAAAACTCGGAATGGAAGTATGGGACCGGGCTCTTCCTTTTGTTTTATTGTTATTAATTCTAAAGGGCTCCTAGCTCCTGAAACACTTATCTAGTAACTTCTAATATAGCTAATTGTCTAATAGATTGCATTTATCATCTTGATACTCTCACAGGTAATGCGCCTATCATTTTTTGTGCTATCTTTGTATGTGAATTCatgtatatattaaaaaaataatattacgtCTAATTTAGGTTAGCCATGTCTCTCATCTGCCAAAATTAGATATCATGCATATGCCATATCTGCATTtgaatcaaggttttaaatactgAAACCAAACCCACTACCATTTTTTGCATTGTAACAACATGGTACCAGTAGGTACTGGTACTGATGGTAGTAATAAAACTGAAAGATTCTAAACAAACTTTTTAAAGAAATCATTGACGCTGACCGGTATGACCGATATGGTATGGTCGACATGGAACTACTGATATGCACCAAAACAGGCCTGTATAGACAGGTACGGATGGTGCATATCAGTACAGCTGCTTTGGTGTGCCAACACCCGTACTGGTGCCTGTTTTTGACTGGAAAGGTGCAGCAGTGGTGATAGCGTGGTACAATTCCATTTTGGTGGTTATTGAGACCATGATTTCAATGTAATAAATAAGTGCACTTATATGAAAGAGAATTTTTGATAGCATATTTAATTGCCAATGTTTACTCAAGACAATTCATGAAATGCAAAAGATAAGCATCTGGAGTAGTTTTTAATCCACTTGAGAGTTTTTTGCAGCTCAGGACATAGACGAATGCTTGCTAGCAGATTAAATTTGCTATTCACAATAAAACTAGATATATGGAAGAGATTATGGTGGTGAATTTCACACCTTGATAAGCACTTCCAGCCTCTTCAATGGTTTCGTCAAATATCTCCCGAAATCCCCCAGCTAATTCTTGATGCTTGCTAACTTTAGTGTACATCATCTCaatttcctttcttctctttacaaactctttttcagtatcctGAATTAGCGCATCGTACTTTCTTTTAAGATTATCTATCtcttttttatattctaatttaagTTTAACCTTCTGTCCAACAAAAAGCAAATAAACAGTCAAGATAACAGCTAGAGTAAAATCCGAAAATGAACAGCCAAAGACTATTTGCAAAAAAATGTCTTGCATAGTTACCTTTTCTTCATGCCTTCTGATAAATAAAGCCTTCAGTGCATATAATCTCTTCAACTCATGATGAAATATCCTGAGATTAGGATCTTGCAGAGGCATGGATTCCATTATTGGGGAACTTAATGGAAAAGGACTGCCTCTCTCTGGTTGACCACCGTTGGATGTGAGAAACTCAGAGCGTGTTCTTGCAGGAGGAATATCAATAGTGGGAggcattggatggacaaaagggTGTGAGAGTGAATAATTGGAGTTCTCCCACTGTGCAGCTGCAAATACAATGGGCTGTTGCATGGACACTTCTGTAAGTTGAGCAGAACAATGTATATGACCATCAGGCTCAAGGTCACTTCCTACAGGTGCAGGTGTGTTTGGATGACCATGCACAGCTGAAGTCAAGCCAATAAATGGAGGCAGAGGCGGTGAGGATATATGATTAGACTCTTTAAGTACAAGCCACTGTTGCATTGATGCTTCCATAGGTGGAGCCAAACAATGTACTTGATTGCAAGGAACTTGATCACTTCTGACAGATGCAGGTCTGCTTGCATGATCATTCACAGCCAAAGCCAAGCCAATAGGTGGAGAAAGAGGTCGTGAGGATATACAGTCCAACTGTTCCAGCTGTAAAGCTGTGGCTACAACTGGCAGTTGCATGGATAATTCAGTTAGTTGAGTAGAACAATGTATCTGATTGCTGGCACTCCCTACAGGGGCAGGTGAGCTTCCATGACCTTGCATAACAGAAGCTAAGCCAACAGATAAAGGAAGCCCCAGCGAAATGGGATTTGAGCCTGTTGAAACATTGATGCTTGGGTCATTTTTTCGAAATCCTGTATCCACTGAATTTAATGCAGAAGCCGCATTATTTGGGAAAGAA from Elaeis guineensis isolate ETL-2024a chromosome 4, EG11, whole genome shotgun sequence includes these protein-coding regions:
- the LOC105044314 gene encoding LOW QUALITY PROTEIN: uncharacterized protein (The sequence of the model RefSeq protein was modified relative to this genomic sequence to represent the inferred CDS: inserted 2 bases in 1 codon; deleted 1 base in 1 codon); translated protein: MEESQGGRSSKHHKMEKLDIGEAQPSFPERDVYKAPLSEASSKAVLFDEEELEEGEIREDELLTPGRTKMWYVDEELEEGEIREGLTSEAGQNAFEHHEASLEVSSSDNQETGEAGVRVGQSSVSRNDDTEDFLHETSPDLTLLYDELEKIEIRESPVGHISSRQPNLLEQDETPVLEPLSAKFHPQIRSLKDEFLEKQVDMINELYSRRLRTLLLKQNKELREFKTLKGEQQMELAKMKNFGFGSDHAMHVVPSVQDYRIKLLNEEFSKRMDEFDKHMRGQRKKLMVMHIEARNKEKWMRDCWLEEAKAGILEESFYEIPLSNTGFKLEKFKLNEHYGAHDCSGNNKAVAGSSSDPITRPVESAEMIDRPTDSVPSCTNILESSELSRPSPNISPLNQHGRAENIPLETKYQASHKMNAVCNKFDEGETDPGIAATVASKQHGGTGSNFVCLTDPTKQDQIEIPSFAHALKTMKSSEGARSVLCDQVPSISEQERSAVARVGGDQGSSSFPNNAASALNSVDTGFRKNDPSINVSTGSNPISLGLPLSVGLASVMQGHGSSPAPVGSASNQIHCSTQLTELSMQLPVVATALQLEQLDCISSRPLSPPIGLALAVNDHASRPASVRSDQVPCNQVHCLAPPMEASMQQWLVLKESNHISSPPLPPFIGLTSAVHGHPNTPAPVGSDLEPDGHIHCSAQLTEVSMQQPIVFAAAQWENSNYSLSHPFVHPMPPTIDIPPARTRSEFLTSNGGQPERGSPFPLSSPIMESMPLQDPNLRIFHHELKRLYALKALFIRRHEEKKVKLKLEYKKEIDNLKRKYDALIQDTEKEFVKRRKEIEMMYTKVSKHQELAGGFREIFDETIEEAGSAYQGACSSTGQWFVQVPQQQHFAQRPVMASPSRSGPTPANLPPSQNLLPLSSVEVRHPSSNVVPVPSVQAGHSXPYHFSSNAVRFPPSSMVHSILDLQIRSTPCGLAPHLLTSTTSMSVSNLQRQNGSRLNQQQVFHDMGISLSASEQILPISGHHQPEGSGMLHLHQSTSPSTSDFSLHLAGSRIGVKRPNLDS